The DNA segment ccaggctaaTAGTCATTGTAAGTCTCAGTGACATCTTGTCACTCAGTGACATCTTGCACAGGCCCACAAATTGACTTGTGTTGCGCTGTCAAGATTGAGAAAGTTTTGGGGGTGCTGGGAAGGGCCGGAGAAGAGGTCCACGATGGTGCACTCTTGTACACCATGGCATGCTGGCCATGCCCTCAGCAGCGTGAGTGTTGTCCAGCTGGGGCAGGATGGTGGTGTCTCCTTGGAGGGTAACTGGTAGACTTTGTGCTCCCGATTCTTGGCTGGAATGTGTGAAGGAGGACATGGAATGTCCGTGTGTCCCACCCTTTGCCCTCTTGCAGGGAGCGCAGGCAGGCTGCAGGCCTTCCCCAGgactgggtgggggaggaggtgctCTGGAAGGCTCCCAGAGTTGCTGGGAAACAACAGCTCTCTTTATCCAGCGCTTGGCCTTCCTGGCCCTGTGCTCCACACACTGTATGCCAGTGAATTCTTCACTCCAGCTCCGTGGGGTGGTTAACTGTTACTCTGACACAcctctttgcagatgaggaaatgaggcccagagaagctggTACCCttttccagccccccccccccaactggtGTCTGGGGCTATCAGGATTCAAATGTGGAGGGGTGAGCCCAGAGCCCCCTCCTGTGTCCTCGCCTCCTGCAGGAGACAGCtggcatttctctgatggtgacATGGTTCAGTTGTTGGGCACATTTGCATGTCTGTTCATTCCTCTGTCTTAGGCCAGTGGGTTGGAGTGTTGTCTGTGGTCCTGAGCAGGGTGGCATGGGGACACAGTCGCAGGAGTGCTTTGGGGGTGCTACTGCCCCCAAGACTTGGGCTGGGGCAGCCAGTGGGTGTGAGAGGGAGGTGGTCACCCCCACATCCCACCTTCCTATGCCAGGGCTTGTGCGAGGTATATATGTAGGGGACAGATGGCAAAATCCTCGGCCTCAGGCACCTAGGGACCCAGCCAGGGAACCAGCCGCAGCCCAGTTAAAGACCAGCCGCTCTGGTTAGGGGACCTCGTGAGGATGAACAGGAAGGCAGGTTGTGGCGGCTGCCGTGGGGGTGGTGTCTGTTAGTGTCCTGGTCAGAAACATAGTTACAGTGAAACAGAATGGCAGAGGAGAGTTTAACAGAGGGTCTACTTATGAGAGCAGAATGGTGGAAGGCTGGTAAAGTGTCTGGTCTAGCGGCAGGCGACTGGGGGTGGGATTGGGTCCCTGAAGGCCAGAGGGCAAGGGGCTTTGGCAGGCGCTGGGGCTCTGCAGGCGCTCACTTAGTTAGGGCCCAGAGCTCTGGATTTAAGCAGCAATCCCAAAGCCTGGGCCTGGACTTGAATCCTTGTTTTGGCTTCATTTTCTGGGTCCTTTGGGGAATTTCAGAGCCAGAGTCACAGGATTTCCTGTTGTTTCTCACTTCTCCAAGACCAGCAACGTCTTGTACACAGCCCGGAGTTGGAACTTCCCCCCGGCCCCGCCACCTTGGGTGTGTGCTGTGGGAGGACAAGGCCGCTAGGGTCATAATGTTTTCTAGCGGGAAGACAGCCTGTGTTGAAGAAGTCCAGCCCAGCCCTCCATGGCGGCTTAGGCAGTTGGCCCTCTGCTGTCTGGCCCACCTCATGGAGACCAGCAGGGGGTTGAGGACGGTGcagggtgtgtgttgggggcagaGTGGCTGCTGCACAAAGACCTTCTTTTGCATCGTGAGCTCTGCCCGACTCTTCCTGCCACTGTCCTGCTTCCTTGCCCCTGTGGCCAGTACGTGGACAAAGAATGTGGCTTTGGTCCCCAAAACACACCTGAGGGCAGGCTAAGTCCTAAGAATCCGAGGTGCCTGTCAAGGCTTATGGAAGAgtcctctggcccttcccctgctaTGTGGGGTCCCCAAGCTGAGCAGGCAGGAAGTCCTGTCTGGGGGCCCCAGCCCAGCTTCCAGCCTGTGTGCCAACAGTCCTTGTTAGACCCACTGTTCACAGCCCACACCCAGACTCCTGACAGGCAGAgccctctcccaccacctcctgGGCTCATCCCGGTTAGGGAGCCTTCCTCCCTATGATTGATACCTGAATGCCCCAGCAAGAGCTTCACTCACTCGAGAATTCTTCTCATAGTGCTGTGGCAGCAAGACGGGGGTGGGATTCGTACCCTGGGAGGCAGTACAGGCTGGAAAGATATTCTCAAGAGCATTCAGGTTGTGTCTGACCACTCTCTGTGTCTACTTGACATTGTCAGCTGGTTTATCTCTTTCCCTGCTGAGCCTGACTGTCCTGCTTTGGCTAGATATCCAGGCATCCACCGCCAATCTGCCAGAGTTGACGCTTGAAACAAAACCTATTTGCTACCCTTATAGCAAAAGTCATGGGCATCAAGGTATTGGAAGGTCGAAGAGGTTGTCAGTCTGACACAGTTCCCCCTGGCCACACCTCTGGACCCCTCAGCATACAGTTTGGATTCTACTCCTCCCAGAAGGAAGCAAGCCTGCCACTTACCCCAGGGAAGCCCACCACAGTTGAGGACATTTGCTCCCCAACCTGCTTGTATCCCAAACATTCACATTTTCACTTTCCCCGGGGCAGGGTGATTACATGTTTTTTGGGGCAGGTGATTTGCAACTAACTCCTGGTGTGGAAGAAAGAGCCATTGCAGTCCAACcaatctgggttcaaatctggaCTCCGTCATCTGCTGTGTGAGCTTGTGCAAgttaacttaacctctctgaaccttaggTCTCTCATCTGGAGGGCAGGGTTGCCTCAGGGATTAAATAAGGGGCATAAAGAGCCACTGATTTAGGCCTAGGTGAAGTTCTACGAGAGGCTCTGTTTCCCTGAGAAGAGGTGATAGGAGACACAGGAGGGAACTGAGGTGGCCACTGACACCTGGGCCAGCAGGATGCAGACCAAGCAGCCTGGGAACCAAGCGGAGACGTTGGAGCCATGCACTGTCCTTTGTGTGGGCTTCCTATGGGCCAGGCATGCAGCTGAGTGCTTCCATGTGTCCCTGATCTCACTGACCCCTAACCCCTCTTATGGACTTTCCATGGCTGGGAGTCTGGACTCCGAGAGTGGGGTACAGCTCAGGCCACAGTGAGAGCACTTGTCTTGAGCCCTCACTGCTCTGACCAGTGTGGGCATAGCTGTGGCCCAGCTGTGTCTGACACTACATGGAAGTCCGTGGGGGTGGCAGGGCATGGCAGAAAGATGGGGGCTTTGGAGTCTGGAGGGGTGCTGGTTTCTAATCTGGGCTTTGCCTCCGCCCACTGTGGCCTTTGGGAAGGGCACTCACTCCCCTCAGGACTTGGCTTGTCCATCTATAGAATGGAGATGCGGCGTGGGCCTTGTACGGTTGTCATCCAGGAATGTGTGCCGTAGCCCCTGGCATGCGCTGGCACTTAGGGGGCCCATAGGACACAATAGCTCCAGCAGATGTGTGGGCAGGTGTGCGGGCTGATGTGAGCCAGTGTCAGGCAGCCGGGCTGAGCCTCCACGGTGCCAACACTGCCATCAGTGTGAGGATAgctgttcctccccacccccctctccggGAAGGTGTGTCCATCATGTGCAGCCCTCCAGGCTTGctcatcttggcccctccccagtcctgaccttcccatcccctctcccccctgcaGCAACATGTCCAACGCCTTGGCTAATGCGGCTTGCCAGCGCTGCCAAGCCCGCTTCGCCCCTGCAGAGCGGATCGTTAACAGCAACGGGGAGCTGTACCATGAGCAGTGCTTCGTGTGTGCGCAGTGCTTCCGGCCGTTCCCCGAGGGGCTCTTCTACGAGGTAAGGACACTCCCAGGGCCCTCGGCTGGACGCCTTCTTGGAGCCTGAGCCCCTGACCAGCTCAGAGTCTGCCTTCCAGGAGCCTATGGGCTGTGCTCAGCCATGGTCCTGGTCAGTCATGCCAGGTCTTGAGCTTGCCTCCCCTGTGGGCACATCCTCACTTGTGAGGTGTGAACAGTGCACCCCTGGTGGCTGTGGGTGCTTAGGAAGGGTCACCACTCATCCATCGTCCTCTGGGTAGACTCTGAGCTAGTAGAGTAGAGCTAGTAGGGTAGGCCACGGCATGCAGACACCCTGCCCTGCTGGCACACACCCTCCCTTGGGATCAGATGGTGCTCAGTGCTCTGGTTACAAGGAATCTTGGGGTAAGGAGggtgggtggtcagggaaggtaaTGTTTGAGCAGACGTGAACGAGGTGACGGAGCTGTGTATACATCTGTAGGAAGAGCACTCATCAGAGGGctcagcaagtgcaaaggccctgaggtcagaGTATGCAGGGTATTTGAGACGCAGAAGGAGGCAGTCTGTCTGATGTCTAAAAAGGACCACTGTTCTTGCTGTGCTGAGGAGACACTAATGGGGGCAGGTACATGAAGCTGGAATTATTGAAAGAATCCAGGTCAAATGAAGGGATCTAGGCTGGGCCACACTGGCTCTTAAGAGCAGATTGTTTAAATTTTCAGTAATCTTGCAAACTAGTGGATAAAcacaactcttttttaaaaaatgttatatatttattttgagagagggagagcacgctcgcatgagcaggggagggacaggaagagaggaagagacagaatcccaagcaggctccacactgtcagcgcaaagcccgacatggggctcaaactcatgaaccgtgagatcatgacatgagccgaaatcaagaatcagacgcttaaccgactgagacatccaggtgcccctaaacacaaCTCTTattcctcggtggctcagtcggttaagtgtccgacttcggttcaggtcatatctcacagttcttgggtttaagccccacatcaggctctgtgctgacagctcagaggctggagcctgctttggattctgtgtctcccttcctctctgccccttccccactcatcctctgtctctctgtctcaaaagtaaataaaacatgaaaaaattttaaaaacattaagttaTATAAATGTACAGGAgataaaattgtattaaaaacaaagtaacacaTACTTAAAACTCACCacttcctagttattttattacattttaccaGCATCTATGCCTTTGAGGTTATCTGTCTATTGCATTGTGGTGGTGGAGACTTGGTGCCATGATGGCTACTGCACATGTCTTAACTGCACGCTGATGCCATGTTGGTAGCTTGACATTGTCCACGATGGAAATATTTACACCATAGAGATGGGCAAATGCTACAGATCAGACTGCATCTCCCGAAGGTCCTGTTGGTAAACATTTACCCCTGGTGGTTGCAGTGGAGGTGGAGATCAGGGGTCAGAGGCTGGAGAGACGTCAAAGGTATAGATGATGGGATTGGCGGATGGATGGCTGTGGGGTATGAGAGCTCCTCCTGGCAGTGTGGGAGGAGCTGTTCCTCATGGCGCCTTCCAGTCTCCTGGGAAATGCTGGCCCACCGtagaggcagtgggagggaggcagagctcTGTGAGCAGTGGTCATGtgcctagaacagagcctggcgcaCAGGAGGTGCTCAGGGAATATTTGTTGCTGAATGAATTTAACGCCTGCCACCTCTACAGGCCCCTGGGTAGGGCTATATCCAGTCACAGCCTAATAAGACACTCATTTCAGAAAAGAGGgtaaatcaaatttttaaaaaagaaaatgaaattgtcgagagaagaaagcagagacaggCCTGGCCACATTTGGGGCCAGCATGAGAGCTGTCATTGCCCAGGCAGATGGGGACAACGGCTGGTGGCTCCTGCTGGCTGCAGGACTTCGGGTTCTCCCTCAGGCCCCCATGTTTTTCCTTGTCcctccttctgtgtctcctctctgggtctcttGTGGCCTCTGGGAGAAATGGACTTCTcacacagagaaaacacacaggaaATAAGGCCAAGTGACATTTATAAATCAAACTTGATTCCAGCCCTCGGCTCACTCCCAGGACCAAGGTCTTGTGAAAACAGCAGAGGCCCTTTGAGGACTGGCCTTGCCCAGTTCCCAGCTTCTATGCGACCCCTCACTTAGCCTGTCTGCCCCGTTGAGTGGGCCAATTCTCTCCGTCTCCAGGCCtcgcccctgctcctccctctgtctgGATTGCCCTCCTTTCAGCACCCCCACAACCCCCCTGTGGTCTTTCAGCTCCttaccacctcctccaggaaggcttctcctccacccccaccctgcttcctGTGGTGGTAGCAGTTGCACAAGTTGTGATGCTTGTCCAGCCTTCCCGAGGGTGGGTCCTGACCCAACATAGACTGGCCAGCTCGGGGAGAATGATGGGGTTTTGCTTGAACTTTCTCTGCTGGCCTGATTGCAGTTCGAAGGCCGGAAGTACTGCGAACACGACTTCCAGATGCTGTTTGCTCCATGCTGCGGGTCCTGCGGTAAGGGCTGGATACAGCACACCTGGGGTTGGGCAGGTGGATGGGAGCACAGGTGCTCCTCCCTGACCGCCCTGCACCCTGCCTCAATGGGCACTAGTTCTCCGCAGGCGTCACCGTCCCATGCTCTGGGAGGGAAGCCCTGGTACCAGGCTGAGCCTCAGGCGAGTGCCAGCGAGGGCAGGGCTTGGGAGGgggctgcgggggtgggggtgggggggcttgtGCTTGCCCCAGCAAACAAGGACCTGTCTCTTCCAGGTGAGTTTATCATCGGCCGTGTCATCAAGGCCATGAACAACAACTGGCACCCTGGGTGCTTCCGCTGTGAGTTGTGTGACATTGAGCTGGCCGACCTGGGCTTCGTGAAGAATGCAGGCAGGTGAGGAGGGCCCTCACCCAGGCACTGCTTACCGAGAGCCAGGCTCACCCCAGGTGGCGTGGCCTGTGCCCACGTGCTGTGTCCCTGCAGGGCAGACAAGAGACCTCTGCTTTACAGGAGAGGGTTGGGGCTGGAGAGAGTAGGGGGCCATGAGTCAGGGCTCGTCCAGGCCTGGGGGTGCTCCCCGGGGCAGGCTGACAACAGGCAGCGAGGAGGAAGGTGGCCGAAGCAGGAGCCATCACGTGCACTGGGTGGATAAAGAGCTTTAGGCCATCACTGTGGCCGGCCACCCCAAGCTGCTGACCCCGGGCGTCTATCTCCTTCCAGGTACCCAGGGCTGAATGTCACTGGAGAGAAATCACACAACCACGGGGCCCAAATTTACTCTTAAATTCAGGTGTCCTTGGTAGATTAAGTTCCCAGCTTCCAGGAAGTCTGGTTCTGTTCTCCCCACACTGTCTCTGCACCCCCCCATAGCAGTGACCTCCCTCCCACTTTCCCCGAGGGGAGGCTCCCCTGCTCCCTGCACCCTTGCACCCCCTGCCTCAGTCACCAGGCACCACGGAGGCCAGAGGCCGGgtccctgctccttcctccaccctcttctCCAGCAGGGCTGTAGGCTCAGTCTGCGCTTTCCCTCAGAGCTGTCCTCCCACTGCAGGACGTGCCAGCACCCCTGCTGACCCCCCTCACtggctcccctgcccctgctggccccctcactcactccccactgcccctgctgGCCCCCCCTCactggctccccactgcccttgctggcccccctcactccccactgcccctgctgGCCCCCCCTCACtggctcccctgcccctgctggcccccctcactcactccccactgcccctgctgGCCCCCCCTCGCTGGCTCCCCAGTGTCCCTGCTGGCCCCCCTCACTGGCTCCCTACTGCCCCTGCTGGCCCCCCTCACTCACTCCCCACTGTCCCTGCTGGCCCCCCCTCactggctccccactgcccttgcTGGCCCCCCTCACTGGCTCCCCACTGTCCCTGCTGGCCCCCCTCACTCACTCCCCACTGCCCTTGCTGGCCCCCCTCACTcactccccactgcccctgctgGCCCCCCTCACTGGCTCCCTACTGCCCCTGCTGGCCCCCCTCACTGGTTCCCCACTGCCCCTGCTGGCCCCCCTCACTcactccccactgcccctgctgGCCCCCCCTCactggctccccactgcccctgtTGGCCCCCCTCACTGACTCCCCACTGCCGTTCTGGTCAGGCCCAGACACCTCCCTCCGCACGGCCAGACCGAAGGGTCACTGATGGTTCTCTCTTGGCCTCTTGGCAGGCTTCGCGACAGCTTTTCCTTCTTGCTGGGATGCCTCCTCTCCAGGCGCCCGGGACCCTGTGTTCTCATGGTTTCCTTCTGCCTCATGGCTGTATAGGTCCATCACCTCTTCTGACTTATCTCCGTCCACCGGCCTCTCCACGTCGGCCTTTTTGGGGCTCGGTGCACAACCCTCATGTCTGTCCAAAGTCCCAGAGCCCCGACTGGCATGTCCATGCTGGACAATCTGGATGTACCCCTCCACACTACACCATTCCCTTGGGTTCTCAGCTACCCATGTACCGTCTTTGCTTGGAGCCCACCGAGTCTCCCAAATGCAACAGGCCCCATCCAGATGCTGGTCTCTCCTCCCCACGCCAGGGAAGAATGAGCGCCCACCCCTGCTGTctctgactcccccccccccttctgcctGAGTACTTGTACCCCCTCTGTCCTCTGCTGCCACACCGCTTGCTCTGGATGCCGCCTGTAGTGATGTCACCCGCTTGCTGGCCATGTTGTCTGGTGTCGGTGCTGGTGTCTGCAGGGCACTTGGCAGGAAGTATGTGGGGGACAGATGGTGTCACAGGGGTCCTGACTCGGGTCGCCTGCCGGGTGTGGGCCTGGGCGTTTCCTCTCTCCTGCGCTACAGCACTGGCTGCTGGGGAAAGCGGGAGAGGCTGAGAGCACTCAGGGAAGTACAGTACTGCTGTAGAGGAAGCATGGCCCCCACACAGACCCTCCAGGCCCTCTGGGGCCCATCCTGCAGAACTTCAGCATCCACGTGGGCCAGGCCTGCGTGGGACGTTCAGAACCAGAGGCAAAACAGCATGTGctgcctgtcctgtcctgtcttcACTTCCACGTTGCCACTCTTGGGTCAAAGGGAGAATTTCTGGGAAGGAACTTATGTTAGCCAAACCCAGTAACCTTCAGAATCTTCAAGTACACTTGTGTTTATGATCAGTATAATCAGTATAAATGGGGAGCCGCTAGGGTGCTAGGTGCCATGTTCTGGAGCAAAACGGCCCCCAGGCTGGCCCACTGAGGCTGGGAGAGCCTCTTGGGAGGGAGCAGGGCTAAGGACAGCCCTGCTGGTCTGGGTTAGTGGGGGCCAGGGTCACATGCCAGGCTCTCTGCCAGTGGTGTCCTCAGGCGGTGACAAGGCCTGGCTCCCCATATCTATTTAGGCCGTGTGCTCGCCCAGGACCCAAGAGGGATCGGGCAGCTGCTGAGAAGCTTTGGGGACTGTCAGGCCACGTGCAGGTCTGCGTGTGGGTTCACAGTGGGCGGGGCCAAGAACCCCCGCACTGCGATGATGGGCCCCACAGGTCGCATTTGTTGGGTGTCACCTGGTGGCCAGCCTGAAATGTACACACAACCCTCAGTTATAAGTTAGAGTCCCTGTCCCCTAACCATAGGGGTCATCTGGCAAAGGGGACACCCAGGGAACTCAGAACGTCCTGAGCTTCAATGGAAACATCTACAtacccctccttcccctcccccaagagtTCTGCACCCCCTTCTCTGGAGTCACTCACAGCTGCCTTCTGGGCTTCTCTCTGTAGAGCTGCGCTGCTCTGTGTTTCTTGTGGAGGGAGGTTGGGAGTCGAGCAAGCAGCCCTTGGGAAAGAAAGACACTCATTGTGCAGGAACTGTTCCTCCAGTCTCGTCGCCACAGGCTGAAGTCATTGAATATCTAGTAACTGTAAGTGAGCAGGGTCAAACAGTCTCTGTCAGAGGGGGTGGCCGGCTGGTCCTGTTAAGGCCTGTCCCCTTTTAGGGTTTTGCATATCAGATAAGGCAGAACTGGGTGCTGGGTGCCGAGTTTCGCCCTTGGAGAGAGTGGGTGACCCACTGGAGAGTAGGTGGACCTCTCTTTCATGAGTCTGGGTGGCTTGCACCCTGATGTGGGAGTCCTTCTGAGGACAGCCTGCGGCTGGGCCCAGGCTTGGCGTTGCGGGGCTCACAGCTCAGACCTGGCACTCAGCGAGCTCTCATTGGTTTTCCCTTCAAAGCTGGGGGGTGGCCCCGAGAGCCTTTTGCCACAGACCAAATTGCACAAGGCGTCACGGAACTTCTCGGCCACAAAGAAGTACATGACTGGGTCAAGCGCCCCGTTGAGGCTGGTGAGGCAGGAGGTGATGCGGTTTCCGAGGGCCAGGATGCGCTGGGCGGTGCACGAGGTGCCGTGGCCGCGGTAGTGCAGCACGTAGACCGAGCGGTGCACGTGGTAGGGCACGAAGCACACGAGGAAGATGGTGAGCACCATGGCGATCATGCGGACAGCCTTGTTCTTGAGGCGCTTCTCCACGCGGGGGCCCTGCCGCAGGCTGCGGATGATAAGCAGGTAGCAGGTGACAGTGGTGACAAACGGGAAGGTGAAGGCCACGGCCAGGGACACGAGGGCATGGTGGGAGGCCTTCTCCCGGTACAGCTGCAGGCACACAACCGTGTGGTTGGTTTGCACGGTCTGTGGGCTCACCAGCAGTGGGGCCATGGCCACGGCCACCACCACCCAGAGGAAGGCGCAGGCCAGGTGCGCGTAGAGGGGCCTGCGGAGCTTGAGGGACTTGACAGGGTGCACGATGGCCAGGAAGCGGTCAGCGCTGATGCAAGTGAGGAAGTAGATGCTGGCGTACATGTTGAGGTAGAAGAGGAAGCCGGTGAGGCGGCACGGGATTTCCCCAAACGGCCAGTGGTTCCCAGAGAAGTGGTAGACGAGGCGGGTGGGAAGGACCAGCACACAGGACAAGTCGGCCACGGCCAGGTGCATCAAGAATACGTTGGCGGGGGTACCCGACTTGTGGTCCCGGATGAAAAGCCACAGGGCCAGGGCGTTGCCAACAAAAGCCAGGATGAAATCCAGGAGGTAGAAGGAGGCGAAGAGAACGTTCTCTAGCGGCGTCTCCTGGCCACATTGCTCTGCAGTGGCCAGGGAGGAGTTGGCAGTCAGACCTGGGGAAGCCACCTCGAGGCCATTCATGCTTCAGCTGGAAGCAGAGCTGGAGGACGAACCTGGAGGGAGCAAGCAGACAGGTTCCAGAGCCTGGGACCTGAGAAGCATCTTAGCTCAGCATCTCCTTGGGGACTATTGAGGGCACCCCCTGTGTTCACCTGGGGTGGGTGAGTGTCAGAGGCTTTCTGAAGCtcagcaaaaagcaaaaacaaaggcagggcctggagcttgccaAGCTGCTGCTGGGGCTGGCTTCCCACCTCACGATGTGTCCCTGCCGGGCACCCAAGAACCTGAGACCAGGGCCATGTGTCCCAGAAATCCACTCTCAGACCAGGGCATGGAGTCAGCACTATGGGGAGAGTGGGGAGTGAATCCCACCTGTTTGGGTtctgggatggagggaggggccccACATTTTCTGCTGTGCTCCCCAGGGGGGCTTCCTgaatggcggggtggggggtgcatgGGAAACTTGAGCTCCACTCCCAATGGGTGGGTGCATAGAtcacctatttctttctttttttttaaatttcttttaagtttatttatttattttgagagagagagagagagagagagagagagagagagagagagagagagagaaagagaaagaatatcccaagcaggctccatgctatcagcacagagcccaacacggggctcaaacctacaagctgtgagattgtgacctgagcccaaaccaagagttggatgcttaaccgactgagtgacccaggtgcccctagatgacCTGTTTCTGAGAGCCTGGTGCATGGGGCCTGGCCACCTCCTCTTTAGTCTTGCCTTTGCTGGGTGAACCCTGTACACCCCGAGTCCTGGGACCCTTCCTGGCCCATCTTGTGGCAATTCTCATGACTAGTGCCAAGTGTTGTTGCCTTATGCTTCTCTCCTGCCGGTCCCTGACCACAGCTCCCCCCGCACCTGCCACCCAGGAGGGCACCACCAGGAATCCAGTGATGGGCAGTTTCCCAGGAGGTCAGAGGCCTGCTCTCCGCCAGCACCTGAAGGTGCTGTCCAGGCCTGGATCCCAAGGTCTCTCAAGCTTTCCAGACTCAGCCTATCAAATTCATTTTGGACATCCTAACGGTGGAGGCCTGTATCTTAGAAAGCCTTACACTTGGGCCCTAGGCCAGTGGGGGGCATTCTACCACCCAGAGTAGTTTAACACCAGGAGGCAGATTCTTTTCTAGGAGAGGAAAAGCTATTTTTCCCAGAAGGTAGTGGGACTGGCTCTGGTTTTCCAGCCAAGATCGGCAGCCCCGGAGAGGCCTGGAGCCCAGGGAAGCTGCCTGTGTCTGCCTGGCCTCCCCAGCCTGGTTTGCCCACACCTGAGGGGGGCCAGCATAGAGCCCTGCAGTATGTTTGGTGAACCCCAGTTCTGGGTAGGCGCTCTGGCTCCGTCCTCGACAGAACGCACTCCTGGGTTGATTTTGGTCAACTCAAGAGATCCGAAAAGGAGAGGAAGACCCCAAacaccctgcctccctcaccaGCCCTAGGAGTGGGGGGTGTGGCAGGAGACGGCAGGACAGCAGGGCGAGAGCAGCACATCCCGCAGTCCCAAGCTGCCGCCAGCCCCTGATCCTCGTGCTTTGGGGTTTCAGCCTGGCCGACCCTCACCTGCAGTGCAGCTTCTGGGGCTCCCCGAGAAGCCTTGCCTCCTGACACCCGCACTCGGGCAGGAGAGAGGCTCCCAGGAGAGACGCGGCGTCCCTGCAGGCTGTGGCCATGGCAGGGCCAGGGTCATTATCCTGGCTGAGCCTGGCAGTGTGAGCCGGAGCAAGTTCTCTGCGAGTGTCTCCTGGCCTCAGTTCCCTGTCCTTTTGATGGCCATAGTAAGAGCTCTGGCAGGGGCTGAACTGAAGAGGGGGCATCCCTCAGGAGGCCTGCTGGCAGCTGTTAGCATGGCAGCCTCCAGAGGAGGGTGGGCTGGGTGCCATCTCGAGGCGTGGACGAAGAACAGAGGCCTGAGGGGAGCGCCCGGCATGCCCTCCTTCAGTAGACGGAGCAGGGCAGTGGTCCAGACGGTGGCTATGCTGGGCTGTCAAGCTGGGCAGCAGCTGGACCCTCCCCATCCTGCTTCATCCACCACCACTGGGGTCCTGCAGCCACTTCCAACCCCCAACACATGCATGGAGGGGTGAGGGCCGGCTGCCTGGGCAGGAGAAAGCCAGGGCAacacgggtgaggggcagagaacatCTGGCCAGTCACTATCCTAAAGTAAAGGGGTGCTTTCCTAATAATAATATCTCAGGTTAGTCACT comes from the Acinonyx jubatus isolate Ajub_Pintada_27869175 chromosome C1, VMU_Ajub_asm_v1.0, whole genome shotgun sequence genome and includes:
- the GPR17 gene encoding uracil nucleotide/cysteinyl leukotriene receptor, with the translated sequence MNGLEVASPGLTANSSLATAEQCGQETPLENVLFASFYLLDFILAFVGNALALWLFIRDHKSGTPANVFLMHLAVADLSCVLVLPTRLVYHFSGNHWPFGEIPCRLTGFLFYLNMYASIYFLTCISADRFLAIVHPVKSLKLRRPLYAHLACAFLWVVVAVAMAPLLVSPQTVQTNHTVVCLQLYREKASHHALVSLAVAFTFPFVTTVTCYLLIIRSLRQGPRVEKRLKNKAVRMIAMVLTIFLVCFVPYHVHRSVYVLHYRGHGTSCTAQRILALGNRITSCLTSLNGALDPVMYFFVAEKFRDALCNLVCGKRLSGPPPSFEGKTNESSLSARSEL